DNA from Musa acuminata AAA Group cultivar baxijiao chromosome BXJ1-5, Cavendish_Baxijiao_AAA, whole genome shotgun sequence:
TAGGCTGGCTGAGTGTAGCCAACTGGATGCTGGCAATTCTTTTGCTGCTATAAGTCACCACTTGAAGCTTTCTAGATCGTCTGAAGACTTAGCCAACTTTCAGAAATCAAACAAAAATAATTTACAGTTTAAAATGGTTCACTCCATGGATGTTGGCATGGAAAAATCTGAAAGCTCACCTATCTCAAGTTCCGGATGGTCACCCAATGATAGTGTAGAAAATGGTCGTCTATTGAGAATATCAAAGTCATCTGTGAATTTGGTGGCTACTTCCAGAAGGAAAACAAACGAGATTCACATGGGGATTCACCATCAATCAGATAGTTTTTCTGAGAAGACAAACATGACTGCAGAGATCTGTTCTACCTCAATGAACGTTCATACTGTTTCAAATCTGAAGAAGAATAACTCACTTAGAAGATCACCCTTGAACTTGGAATCAAGAAAAGTTGATCTAAGTGAGAAACTATCTACCTGCAAAAGGTTTCGTAAGCATAGATCCATTTTTAGGAGTGGCAGAAGTGGAGCAGAATTTCAATCTACAGCCAGTGGACTGCATGGTTCCAGTGTTGATATTTTAGGAACAAGGGAATCCCCAGGATCTTGTGAACTTGATCATTCAAAGAGTGTCACAGTATCTAGAGTGAGAGAAATGATGAATTCGGAATCTCCAAGCAGGAAAGATCTCCCAGAGTCCACGGAAAGAGATGACAGAAGCACCACAGAAGAGTGGAAAAACAGTACACTGAAGAAGCCATGGCCTGGAACTGAATGCACTGGTCCTGATGTTCAAAACCTAGATATGCAAGTGGAGGTCTTGGGCAATGAAAATTATGTCAGTGAACCTTCGACAAGGGTGAATTCTGGTAATCCTCTTTCTAATGACACTGTGACTTCAGAAAACCTGCAAGCAGCCTGTGGTTCTAAATTAGAGCCTCCTCCATTGGTTGAACATGTTCAGTCTACGTCCAAAAGTGAAGTCCATGTGGAACGATTTGTACAAAGATCTGAGAAGCAAGAGTTGAGCTGTGATGACATATCCAGACAAGAGAATAACGGCCACAATATCCAAATAGCAGATAAGATGGAACTCACAAGGGGGAAAGACACCTGTGTAGTTTATCCTACAAATTGTACAGTTGACACCATGTCCATCCAGGATTCTAGTGGTTGTTTGACTAGTCATGGGGATATGGAGCCTGAAATACCCGAAAAGAGCACATCAATAACCTCAGTTAGAACAATTGAAAAGGGTGCTATGAATCTGGCTAGTGACAATGAACCATGTGGATCACCTGTCTCAACTGCCTCTACCATATCTCTTCCTTCTCCAAAAAATTCCAATTGTCGAGATTCAGTGGCTGAACCATTTGCAAGTGCTATTAATGCTCAAGATAAGTTTGGTTCAGTAGTACCAATTACTGAAAACACCATAGTAGTAGCTGAAGGAAGAGATAATGAGAGAAAGAATCAAGAACTCAAGGTGAATCTGCCAGCAAATGAACCTGATCGCTCAGTGGATGACAAACCTTTCTGTTGGTCGTGTAGGGAGAGCCTTTCAAGAGATTCTCAATTGTTAAGACAAAGTACTACACTCAGGACAGCCAGGGGAAAGCAGGTCTCCAACTTATTTGCCAGGCCAAGAGTCTCTTCTTCATTTAGCTCGTATCAGAATTGTAAATCTAATAACATGGTCAGCTCCGGCTTGCAACCATCTGCTCTATCTACTTCTGCAGGTAAGGTTCCAACTTGCAGTGACTTGGGTTCTGGTACCCCATCATCTCATTCGGAGAACCAGTCAAACTCCAACCCGATACTTAGGTTGATGGGTAAGAATTTGATGGTGGGGAACAACGAAGAGTTTGTGCGACCTCAAAGTGCAGTTTTGGACTATGCACCACGAGCAACCATCTTGTCTTCTCTTGGATATGCTTCAACCAACAATCTCTTGGAGCAGGAGAATTTTCGATGCCATCACCAGATTTTTGGTGGCTCTGCTGCCTTTGATCCAGCTGTATCAATGGGTGGGCACCAGTTTCCTGTGTTCATGCTGCCAAGCACCCGAGTGGCTGGTTTTTCAGTGACACCCCTGCACACTGCTTTTGTGCCAAGACCTGATCGGCAGACTCAACAAAAGAATGGTTACAGAAGGCCCAACACCTCTCAAGCGTCTCATATGATGAATGAGGTGATTGTGATCGATGACTCTCCCGAAACTGATAATAAACCAGTTACTAGTCTAAGAAGTCCAACAAGTACTTTGCCTTTTGCTACTTCAGGATTGAATCATTTGTCTCAAAGACCGATGTCCTACTTTTCCTCACGAAGCCACATTCGGGATCTTCCTGGTGGTCCGAGACACTTGTTACCGAATCCGTACACTGGGGTCAATGCTAGTTTGATGAAGCGAGGTGGCACTTTGGAAGGCCACAGCGGTCTACCGCCTGGCCCCTTTGTGTTCCAATCTGCTACAACAGCTCACATGAGGCCATCAGTGTGTTACTCTCGGACCCTGCGCTGATCCTACCTGTACAAAGTGCTTGTGGAATATGTTTCTTCTCCAGTTCTGCTCTGCAGCCATCTCTGCCTGATCCAATGAAACAGCAGGCACCAAGAAAGGTCTGTCTTGAAGCTGAGGTTACCTTGTCTCAGACTTCTTGATATATAGGTCTTCTTAATAACTGTGAAACATCCatcagaacaaaaagaatgaaacttgTATAAGAATCTGACTGTTAGAGTTCTGAAGTCGGTTGTGTATCAAAAATTGATGTTTTAAAGACCTTGTTGGCTGCAACAGAAATACTTTCCTTCAACATCTCAAAAATCCATGCATCTAAATCATCTTTTAATTATGGCAATATGTTTTCTTCAAATTGTCATTCCGGTTCACATATATAATTTGTGCTGAATATTTGTGGAGGATTCTGCAGGTTTTACACTTCTTTTCTATTCCAGAATGATGTTATGAAATAATCAAAATTTGTAGGATGTGTGAAATATTATGTGGCAATAAGCAGTTCTAATACTTGCTTGACCTTTTGTGCATGCTACTTCACTGGTGGTTCTATCAGAAGTGATGCAGTCAAAATCTCATTGTCAGTGCATACACATTTGAAATGCAATTGCTTACCTACATATTATCGAGTTCACCAAAGTGAATGAATCAATCCGAACGGCAAAATAGAACCGCTTGCCTGATTGCATTATATACTCCATTACTAATTAACGTGTTCAGAGGATTTGAAGTACTCGTATGATCCTTAGTTCTAGTGATCCCATTGCATGTTCTAATGTTAACATTAGGAGAGACACATGAAAACATTCGTAGATTCCACTGTCACATGAAATATAGCCGTTGCATAAGCTTCAGTTTTTTGCATGAACAGTAAGAAGGTAAGCTAAcaggcaggagagagagagagagagagagagagaggagagagagagaggctatgAAAAGTAGCAGCCGTTGATGAAGAAAAGGTTGGTGGCAAGGCGACGAGAAGTTCTTGTGATGTCACTGATCCTGAGGGCAAGCAAAGCAGTGTGCGGCGTAGAAGACACGCAAAAAGCTGTCGCCCAGTCGGATCATGGCGTCGCTCGCATGTGAGATCCATCAGCCAGTGACAGGCGTGGAGATTGGAATGGGGGGAGATGTGGCAAGTTGTGTCGGCTATCTCTGCTTTTTATCTCTTTCTTCCTCCGCTTGTGGTGCTGCTCGGCGTTATTAATGGAGGGAATGGGCATCGAGGAGCGtgcattgcatggagaaagagagACAACGCTCATCGGTAACGTTTAGACTCCTCGGGATTCGCGTGCCCGACGCCtgcccctttctctctctctctctctcactctctctcaagTCACATCTACCATGTTCTACAGTCAAAGTCCGCACTGTTTACATGAGACCAAGTACAGATGCCTAAGTTGGAAGCTACGTGCAGGAGGGATTTGGATAGATGAGCACAAGAGATAGAGATGGCTTCAGTGATGAAGGAGCTTGAGGCCCTTCATCACTGAAGCTTAAAGGTTCACAGTGTGCTACTTGAATCGACTTGTAAGGATTCAATGGGTATACACTATAATTAAACTAAGCTTATACATTTTACGTCAATGATTTAGGCCCAGAAGCAAATCATGGCATAAAGTCATTGCTGATTCTGGATTATGTTTGTGATTGACGAGAACGATAAACCCTGAATCGAAGGAAATTGAAGTATCTCAGACTTATTGCGAAGGATTGTCAAGTCCACAAGAAATAGCAAGCCCCTTGCTGATTTACTCAGTTAATATGTAGCGGAAATCCATTATTTGGTGTCATTCTCAAGatcttgagaagaagaagaagaagaagaagaagaagaaacaaagctagcaattttccatTGATTAGAAAGAAATGCATCACCACCACGACCACACCACATGTTTAACTTCCCATCTTCACACCCCCAAACGATCGATCATGAGAGCAAAATGTACAACCAGAAGCCTTCTTACATGATTCAACAGCGACACCCTCAACCAAAGAACTTGGGGTCGTACCCATTGCTGGAGGTGGCAAGGATGTAGTAGGCGACGATGTGGCCGATGGATCCCCATGCAAGCACGTCCACGATGTTGAACCCCACGGGGTCGTTGGACTTGAGCAGACCCACGTACTCCTTCGCCCGGGTGTCGCCGGCCTCGAAGTGCGTCACGCCGTTCTGCTCCGGCAGGCCCTGCTTCGCCACATTCTCGCGCTGGAAGTTGAAGAAGACGAACCTGCCCAGGAAGAGGGAGAGGCCGGTGCTGAGGCTGATGACCAGCGACGGGTTCAGTTCGGCCCGGATCCCACCTGGCTTGCGGACGGGACGTACCGGTTTGATGGAGATGGCTCGGGTTTGGGGGAACTGGGAGGAGTCAGTGGGCTTCAGGGGGCGGAGGCCACggaaggaggtggaggagggggCGAGGATGCTGCCCTTTTGCATGGGATAGGTGAAGAGAGTGGAAGTAGCCATGGTGTCCTGGTTCTtcttccagagagagagagagagagagagagagagagagacagagacagagacagagacagagacagagacagagagagggcGAAGGGGTAAGTAATAGTGGAGATGGGAGTCGGATAGCGTGAAAGATTCTGATGGAGGACAACTAGGATTGTTGTGGTGGCGGAGAGAGGGTTCGTGAGGAGGAGGATGAACGAGGAGGGAGGCGAAGATCCGAGGAGAGATGAGGTGGGCGGACGCGATTGGCCGATGGCGGATAGCATATCTAGATCACAACCCACTATCGAGACTAGATTCCTAGAAGCAAAATGACTTCTCTATCCTTATCTGGTGCTAAGCTTACCAGTGTGATTACATTTAGAtaggaaagtaaaatatttaatcatatattTTCATCATATTCCTTCTCATACGGTCGATTCcgttaataaaaatactaaaatatttaattataaaatatcatACATATTTAGTGATAAATCAAACTGAGATAGAATCAAATACATGTGATATTTTCGAAACAAAATcgatgacataaaaaaaaaatattttattttttaatataaaatttaaaattataaagatcaaaatgctaaaaaaaataactaattatagtgaataatctataattaaacatattttaccatcattctttttttttagattaaaattAAAGACACATTTGAAATACTAGGAAGATTGAAGTTTTTTTCTTAAGGTTTTATTAGTGCTTCAATAACACCATAATCAGCTTTTTTGAACCCTAATAA
Protein-coding regions in this window:
- the LOC135673010 gene encoding uncharacterized protein LOC135673010 isoform X1, which encodes MLSTKSPSDPSCSFNLPALTTDESAPQSLAIPEETPTPNFSIRDYVFASRSKSIGTSWPFKQHFLQLCLKHGVKDLLPPFEPPGLVRFRCCRKGIEPGRPVACSAVEPILPHVDAQGDDPGIRQDPCSLLENPLPDGNSIACQGISHDHVDAEIGLITSDDHVNVTSGEIGGLSCSVAVNRGASEAHSEIDIIEPTKRLESSREVLGKRCKLVVKLGIISENSRAEDVISNSSTVSDPMASKVCPVCKTFSSTSNTTLNAHIDQCLSMESNTKLVSSKFLKPKVKPGKKRLMVDIYTTAPHCTLEDLDKRNGTNWAVELAFATAPTAAIDIETKKRKLLPTDSSDDLNEGAVYVDSNGIKLRILSKLSDTAQPKEELKVRIHEKVTEMSKSIFNSKKKHVTAKYSKKMKMKAQSKKLSSFKLLKKQIRTASEGDHNTETHPDNVESLLHISDPGELTKCSRSASLRQWICSRRSHVSKKLVRKNVHSTTDAAVPVTRSRLAECSQLDAGNSFAAISHHLKLSRSSEDLANFQKSNKNNLQFKMVHSMDVGMEKSESSPISSSGWSPNDSVENGRLLRISKSSVNLVATSRRKTNEIHMGIHHQSDSFSEKTNMTAEICSTSMNVHTVSNLKKNNSLRRSPLNLESRKVDLSEKLSTCKRFRKHRSIFRSGRSGAEFQSTASGLHGSSVDILGTRESPGSCELDHSKSVTVSRVREMMNSESPSRKDLPESTERDDRSTTEEWKNSTLKKPWPGTECTGPDVQNLDMQVEVLGNENYVSEPSTRVNSGNPLSNDTVTSENLQAACGSKLEPPPLVEHVQSTSKSEVHVERFVQRSEKQELSCDDISRQENNGHNIQIADKMELTRGKDTCVVYPTNCTVDTMSIQDSSGCLTSHGDMEPEIPEKSTSITSVRTIEKGAMNLASDNEPCGSPVSTASTISLPSPKNSNCRDSVAEPFASAINAQDKFGSVVPITENTIVVAEGRDNERKNQELKVNLPANEPDRSVDDKPFCWSCRESLSRDSQLLRQSTTLRTARGKQVSNLFARPRVSSSFSSYQNCKSNNMVSSGLQPSALSTSAGKVPTCSDLGSGTPSSHSENQSNSNPILRLMGKNLMVGNNEEFVRPQSAVLDYAPRATILSSLGYASTNNLLEQENFRCHHQIFGGSAAFDPAVSMGGHQFPVFMLPSTRVAGFSVTPLHTAFVPRPDRQTQQKNGYRRPNTSQASHMMNEVIVIDDSPETDNKPVTSLRSPTSTLPFATSGLNHLSQRPMSYFSSRSHIRDLPGGPRHLLPNPYTGVNASLMKRGGTLEGHSGLPPGPFVFQSATTAHMRPSVCYSRTLR
- the LOC135673010 gene encoding uncharacterized protein LOC135673010 isoform X2, yielding MLSTKSPSDPSCSFNLPALTTDESAPQSLAIPEETPTPNFSIRDYVFASRSKSIGTSWPFKQHFLQLCLKHGVKDLLPPFEPPGLVRFRCCRKGIEPGRPVACSAVEPILPHVDAQGDDPGIRQDPCSLLENPLPDGNSIACQGISHDHVDAEIGLITSDDHVNVTSGEIGGLSCSVAVNRGASEAHSEIDIIEPTKRLESSREVLGKRCKLVVKLGIISENSRAEDVISNSSTVSDPMASKVCPVCKTFSSTSNTTLNAHIDQCLSMESNTKLVSSKFLKPKVKPGKKRLMVDIYTTAPHCTLEDLDKRNGTNWAVELAFATAPTAAIDIETKKRKLLPTDSSDDLNEGAVYVDSNGIKLRILSKLSDTAQPKEELKVRIHEKVTEMSKSIFNSKKKHVTAKYSKKMKMKAQSKKLSSFKLLKKQIRTASEGDHNTETHPDNVESLLHISDPGELTKCSRSASLRQWICSRRSHVSKKLVRKNVHSTTDAAVPVTRSRLAECSQLDAGNSFAAISHHLKLSRSSEDLANFQKSNKNNLQFKMVHSMDVGMEKSESSPISSSGWSPNDSVENGRLLRISKSSVNLVATSRRKTNEIHMGIHHQSDSFSEKTNMTAEICSTSMNVHTVSNLKKNNSLRRSPLNLESRKVDLSEKLSTCKRFRKHRSIFRSGRSGAEFQSTASGLHGSSVDILGTRESPGSCELDHSKSVTVSRVREMMNSESPSRKDLPESTERDDRSTTEEWKNSTLKKPWPGTECTGPDVQNLDMQVEVLGNENYVSEPSTRVNSGNPLSNDTVTSENLQAACGSKLEPPPLVEHVQSTSKSEVHVERFVQRSEKQELSCDDISRQENNGHNIQIADKMELTRGKDTCVVYPTNCTVDTMSIQDSSGCLTSHGDMEPEIPEKSTSITSVRTIEKGAMNLASDNEPCGSPVSTASTISLPSPKNSNCRDSVAEPFASAINAQDKFGSVVPITENTIVVAEGRDNERKNQELKVNLPANEPDRSVDDKPFCWSCRESLSRDSQLLRQSTTLRTARGKQVSNLFARPRVSSSFSSYQNCKSNNMVSSGLQPSALSTSAGKVPTCSDLGSGTPSSHSENQSNSNPILRLMGKNLMVGNNEEFVRPQSAVLDYAPRATILSSLGYASTNNLLEQENFRCHHQIFGGSAAFDPAVSMGGHQFPVFMLPSTRVAGFSVTPLHTAFVPRPDRQTQQKNGYRRPNTSQASHMMNED
- the LOC135673011 gene encoding photosystem I reaction center subunit V, chloroplastic-like, giving the protein MATSTLFTYPMQKGSILAPSSTSFRGLRPLKPTDSSQFPQTRAISIKPVRPVRKPGGIRAELNPSLVISLSTGLSLFLGRFVFFNFQRENVAKQGLPEQNGVTHFEAGDTRAKEYVGLLKSNDPVGFNIVDVLAWGSIGHIVAYYILATSSNGYDPKFFG